Proteins from a single region of Bradyrhizobium diazoefficiens:
- the rsmD gene encoding 16S rRNA (guanine(966)-N(2))-methyltransferase RsmD: MRVVGGRLKGRNLASPSSRDIRPTADRLRESVFNILVHAYDDPISDARVLDLFAGTGALGIEAASRGAKFTLFVDNGAEARALLRNNVESLGLGGITKVYRRDATDLGPAHPVEPFSLVFLDPPYGKGFAEKALASLRDDGWLTPGALLVVEEAKAAQFATPEGYEELERRLYDDTEFVFLKSTTA, from the coding sequence TTGCGCGTCGTCGGCGGTCGTTTGAAGGGGCGCAATCTTGCCTCACCGTCCTCGCGCGACATCCGCCCCACGGCGGACCGCCTGCGCGAGTCCGTGTTCAACATCCTCGTGCACGCCTATGACGATCCGATTTCCGACGCGCGCGTGCTCGATCTCTTCGCCGGTACCGGCGCGCTCGGCATCGAGGCGGCCTCGCGCGGCGCGAAGTTCACGCTGTTCGTGGACAACGGCGCCGAGGCGCGCGCGCTGCTGCGCAACAATGTCGAGTCGCTGGGCCTCGGCGGCATCACCAAGGTCTATCGTCGCGACGCCACTGATCTCGGTCCCGCGCATCCCGTCGAGCCATTCTCGCTGGTGTTCCTCGATCCGCCCTATGGCAAGGGCTTTGCGGAAAAGGCGCTGGCGTCTTTGCGCGATGACGGCTGGCTGACGCCGGGTGCGCTGCTGGTGGTGGAAGAGGCAAAGGCCGCGCAGTTCGCGACGCCGGAAGGCTACGAGGAGCTGGAGCGGCGGCTCTATGACGATACGGAGTTTGTGTTCTTGAAGAGCACGACTGCGTAG
- the lspA gene encoding signal peptidase II: MTPLRAGILTAVATLVADQGSKLWLLNVFHLARQGVVKVMPFFDLVLAWNIGISFGWLQNDGQAAQLALMAVKVVAVIALAIWMARSQTRLATVALGLIIGGAIGNGIDRLAYGAVVDFALFHIEIGGNTYNWYVFNLADVAIVAGVAALLYDSFLGVPAAKAP, translated from the coding sequence ATGACCCCACTCCGCGCCGGCATCCTCACGGCCGTGGCCACGCTCGTGGCCGACCAGGGCTCGAAGCTCTGGCTGCTGAACGTCTTCCACCTCGCCCGCCAGGGCGTGGTGAAGGTGATGCCGTTCTTCGACCTGGTGCTGGCCTGGAATATCGGCATCAGCTTCGGCTGGCTCCAGAACGATGGTCAGGCCGCGCAGCTCGCGCTGATGGCGGTGAAGGTTGTCGCGGTGATTGCGCTTGCCATCTGGATGGCCCGGTCGCAGACCCGGCTCGCCACCGTGGCGCTGGGGCTGATCATCGGCGGCGCCATCGGTAATGGCATTGACCGTCTGGCCTACGGCGCGGTGGTCGATTTCGCCCTGTTCCACATCGAAATCGGCGGAAATACCTATAATTGGTACGTCTTCAACCTTGCAGATGTGGCCATCGTTGCTGGGGTGGCGGCCCTATTGTATGATTCCTTCCTGGGGGTACCCGCCGCAAAAGCGCCCTGA
- the mutL gene encoding DNA mismatch repair endonuclease MutL: MPVRQLPEQIVNRIAAGEVVERPASVVKELVENAIDAGASRIDVFTDGGGRRRIGITDDGSGMTANDLALAIERHATSKLDDEDLLQIRTLGFRGEALPSIGSVARLSITTRHASEPHAWALSVEGGEKSEIMPAALAHGTRVEVGDIFYATPARLKFLKTDRTEAEAIREVVRRLAMARPDIAFTLAGEERAPVTWAAALPGAAGRLTRLGDILGAEFRSHAFEVHAEREGVVVAGYAAAPALTKANALGQYLFVNGRPVRDKLILGAVRGAYADYLPRDRHPVLALFVTLDPREVDANVHPAKTEVRFRNAGLVRALIVHGLKEGLAREGRRTAANSGESALSSFRPAFTPRPATWDWRASPSAPVAPMPSFEGSAAPAFAERTQAAFDVGAPSADVRFEAQPVADFVDRPLGAARTQLHETYIVSQTRDGLIIVDQHAAHERIVYERLKASLAENGVQRQILLIPEIVEMDEATVERLLERSEELASFGLAIESFGPGAVAVRETPSLLGKTNAGGLLRDLSEHMAEWDEALPLERRLMHVAATMACHGSVRAGRRLRPEEMNALLREMEETPNSGQCNHGRPTYVELKLADVEKLFGRR, from the coding sequence ATGCCCGTCCGCCAACTTCCCGAACAGATCGTTAACCGTATCGCCGCCGGCGAAGTAGTCGAACGTCCCGCAAGCGTGGTCAAGGAGCTCGTCGAGAATGCGATCGATGCCGGCGCGAGCCGGATCGACGTTTTCACCGACGGCGGCGGTCGGCGCCGGATCGGCATCACCGATGACGGCAGCGGCATGACCGCAAATGACCTCGCGCTCGCGATCGAGCGTCATGCGACCTCCAAGCTCGACGACGAGGACCTGCTCCAAATCCGCACGCTCGGGTTCCGCGGCGAGGCGCTGCCTTCGATCGGCTCAGTGGCGCGGCTCTCGATCACCACGCGGCATGCGAGCGAACCGCATGCCTGGGCGCTGTCAGTCGAGGGCGGCGAGAAATCCGAGATCATGCCGGCGGCGCTCGCGCACGGCACCCGCGTCGAGGTTGGCGACATCTTCTATGCGACGCCGGCGAGGCTGAAATTTCTCAAGACCGACCGCACCGAAGCGGAAGCGATCCGCGAGGTGGTGCGGCGGCTGGCGATGGCGCGGCCCGATATCGCCTTCACGCTGGCCGGCGAGGAGCGCGCCCCGGTGACCTGGGCTGCAGCGCTGCCCGGCGCTGCGGGCCGCTTGACGCGGCTCGGCGACATTCTGGGCGCGGAGTTCCGCAGCCATGCTTTCGAAGTCCATGCCGAGCGCGAAGGCGTTGTCGTTGCCGGCTATGCTGCGGCGCCTGCGCTGACCAAGGCCAACGCGCTCGGGCAATATCTCTTCGTCAATGGCCGTCCGGTGCGCGACAAGCTGATCCTGGGGGCGGTGCGTGGCGCCTATGCCGACTACCTGCCGCGCGACCGGCATCCGGTGCTGGCATTGTTCGTCACGCTCGACCCGCGCGAGGTCGACGCCAATGTGCATCCGGCCAAGACCGAGGTGCGCTTCCGCAACGCAGGCCTCGTCCGCGCGCTGATCGTGCATGGGCTGAAGGAAGGTCTCGCGCGCGAAGGACGCCGCACCGCCGCCAACAGCGGCGAGAGCGCATTGTCATCGTTCCGGCCCGCCTTCACGCCGCGCCCTGCCACCTGGGACTGGCGCGCCTCGCCATCCGCCCCCGTCGCGCCGATGCCTTCTTTCGAAGGCTCCGCAGCGCCCGCCTTCGCCGAGCGCACGCAGGCAGCCTTCGATGTCGGCGCGCCGAGCGCCGACGTGCGGTTCGAAGCACAGCCGGTCGCCGACTTCGTCGACCGCCCGCTTGGCGCGGCGCGCACGCAGCTGCACGAGACCTATATCGTCTCGCAGACCCGGGACGGGTTGATCATCGTCGACCAGCACGCGGCGCATGAGCGCATCGTTTATGAGCGGCTGAAGGCCTCGCTGGCCGAGAACGGCGTGCAGCGGCAGATCCTCCTGATCCCCGAGATCGTCGAGATGGACGAGGCCACGGTGGAGCGCCTGTTGGAGCGCAGCGAAGAGCTCGCCTCGTTCGGTCTTGCGATCGAATCCTTCGGCCCCGGCGCAGTCGCGGTGCGCGAGACGCCGTCGCTGCTCGGCAAGACCAACGCCGGCGGGCTCTTGCGCGATCTCTCCGAGCACATGGCCGAATGGGATGAAGCGCTGCCGCTTGAGCGCCGCCTGATGCACGTCGCCGCCACCATGGCCTGCCACGGCTCGGTGCGCGCCGGCCGACGGCTGCGACCGGAGGAGATGAACGCGCTGCTCCGCGAGATGGAGGAGACGCCGAACTCCGGCCAGTGCAATCACGGGCGGCCGACCTATGTCGAGCTGAAGCTGGCGGATGTGGAGAAGCTTTTCGGAAGACGGTGA
- a CDS encoding pitrilysin family protein, protein MTHPFLRARHFALSVVTGATLAVASISPSQAAAKIQHLVSPGGIEAWFVQDATVPLIAMEYSFAGGSSQDPKDKSGVANLVGDLLDEGSGDLDSKTFHERLERRAIELSFSATRDTFRGSLRMLRDNKDEAFDLLRSALTSPHFDAADVERIRSQVISGLRRDTTNPTSLASRKFLEMAFGDHPYGRQTNGTLESVPTITVADMKDYVGRILAKDTLKIAVVGDVDPATLGKLLDHTFGSLPAKANLVPVPDVEAAKPPQRAFVPLDVPQTVITFGGPGVMRSDPNFMAYYVVNHILGGGGLSSRLYHEVREKRGLAYSVFESLLWMEHSAVFIGNTGTRADRAGDTMDAIEKEVRRIADEGPTQKELDEAKSYLKGSQMLALDTSSKLAQALLQYQQDKLPIDYIEKRNAIVDAVTLDDAKAAAKRLWGQGLLTVVVGRAPQAAAQPAAAATKSN, encoded by the coding sequence GTGACCCATCCCTTCCTTCGCGCTCGCCACTTCGCGTTGTCCGTCGTCACCGGCGCGACGCTCGCGGTCGCCTCGATCTCGCCGTCTCAGGCCGCCGCGAAGATCCAGCACCTGGTCTCGCCGGGCGGTATCGAGGCCTGGTTCGTGCAGGACGCGACCGTGCCGCTGATCGCCATGGAATATTCCTTTGCCGGCGGCTCGTCCCAGGATCCCAAGGACAAGTCAGGCGTCGCCAATCTCGTCGGCGATCTCCTCGACGAAGGCTCCGGCGATTTGGACTCCAAGACGTTCCACGAGCGGCTCGAGCGCCGCGCTATCGAGCTTTCCTTCAGCGCCACTCGCGACACCTTCCGCGGCAGCCTGCGCATGCTGCGCGACAACAAGGACGAGGCGTTCGACCTGTTGCGCTCCGCACTGACCTCGCCGCATTTTGACGCGGCCGATGTCGAGCGTATCCGCTCCCAGGTCATCTCGGGCCTGCGCCGCGACACCACCAACCCGACCTCGCTCGCGAGCCGCAAATTCCTGGAGATGGCGTTCGGCGATCATCCCTATGGACGGCAGACCAATGGCACGCTGGAGAGCGTGCCGACCATCACGGTCGCCGACATGAAGGATTATGTCGGCCGTATCCTCGCTAAGGACACGCTGAAGATCGCCGTCGTCGGCGACGTCGATCCGGCGACGCTCGGCAAACTGCTCGACCATACGTTTGGCAGCTTGCCTGCCAAGGCTAACCTCGTGCCGGTGCCCGACGTCGAGGCCGCAAAGCCACCGCAGCGCGCTTTCGTGCCGCTCGACGTGCCGCAAACCGTGATCACCTTCGGCGGCCCCGGCGTGATGCGGAGCGATCCCAACTTCATGGCCTATTACGTCGTCAATCACATTCTCGGCGGCGGCGGATTGTCCTCCCGGCTCTATCATGAAGTCCGCGAGAAGCGCGGGCTGGCCTATTCGGTATTCGAATCGCTGCTCTGGATGGAGCATTCGGCTGTTTTCATCGGCAATACCGGCACCCGCGCCGATCGCGCCGGCGACACCATGGACGCCATCGAGAAGGAAGTGCGCCGCATCGCCGACGAGGGCCCGACCCAGAAGGAGCTCGACGAGGCCAAATCCTACCTCAAGGGCTCGCAGATGCTGGCGCTCGACACCTCCTCCAAGCTCGCGCAGGCGCTGCTGCAATACCAACAGGACAAGCTGCCGATCGACTATATCGAGAAGCGTAACGCCATCGTCGACGCGGTGACGCTGGACGACGCCAAGGCAGCCGCGAAGCGCCTCTGGGGCCAGGGCCTCCTGACCGTCGTCGTCGGCCGCGCGCCGCAGGCCGCGGCGCAACCGGCGGCAGCGGCGACGAAGTCGAACTGA
- a CDS encoding pitrilysin family protein yields MSSHRLVACLFPVLLSTSALVGSALAQTTVTSAPPASFTLSNGLQVVVIPDHRTPVVTEMIWYKVGSADETPGKSGLAHFLEHLMFKGTEKHPVGEFSQTVLRVGGNENASTSVDYTDFYQRVPREQLPTMMEFEADRMTGLVLKDENVLPERDVVLEEYNMRVANSPDARLNEQIMAALYLNHPYGRPVIGWHQEIEKLGREDALAFYRRFYAPNNAILVIAGDVEAADVHPLVERNFGPIPAQPAIPARRIRPQEPEPAAPRTVTLSDPRVEQPSLRRFYLVPSATTAAAGESAALDVLAQLMGSGSNSYLYRALVVDKPLAVSASASYSSISLDPTQFAISASPKPGISFADVEQVIDGVIADVAQNPIRAEDLERVKTQLIAEAIYAQDNQAVLARWYGGALATGLSVEDIRSWPDRIRAVTAEQVRTVAQKWLEKKRSVTGYLIKDSVTAKHEEKRS; encoded by the coding sequence ATGTCCTCACACCGATTGGTTGCTTGCCTCTTCCCCGTACTGCTCTCGACATCTGCCCTCGTCGGCAGCGCGCTCGCCCAGACAACGGTCACGTCCGCGCCGCCCGCCAGCTTCACGCTCAGCAACGGCCTCCAGGTCGTGGTGATCCCGGACCACCGCACGCCGGTGGTCACGGAGATGATCTGGTACAAGGTCGGCTCAGCCGACGAGACGCCGGGCAAGTCGGGGCTTGCCCACTTCCTCGAACATCTGATGTTCAAGGGCACCGAAAAGCATCCGGTCGGCGAATTCTCGCAGACCGTACTCCGCGTCGGCGGCAACGAGAACGCCTCGACCTCGGTCGATTACACCGACTTTTACCAGCGCGTGCCACGCGAGCAGCTGCCGACAATGATGGAATTCGAGGCCGATCGCATGACCGGCTTGGTCCTCAAGGACGAGAACGTGCTGCCCGAGCGCGACGTCGTGCTCGAAGAGTACAACATGCGCGTCGCCAACAGCCCCGATGCGCGGCTCAACGAGCAGATCATGGCCGCGCTCTATCTCAACCACCCCTATGGCCGCCCAGTGATCGGGTGGCACCAGGAGATCGAGAAGCTCGGCCGCGAGGATGCGCTCGCCTTCTACCGCCGCTTCTACGCGCCGAACAACGCAATCCTGGTGATCGCCGGCGACGTCGAGGCTGCCGACGTGCACCCGCTGGTCGAACGCAATTTCGGCCCGATCCCGGCGCAGCCCGCGATCCCCGCACGTCGCATCCGCCCGCAGGAGCCCGAGCCGGCCGCGCCACGCACCGTCACGCTGTCCGACCCGCGCGTCGAGCAGCCGAGCCTGCGCCGCTTTTATCTGGTGCCCTCGGCGACCACGGCCGCGGCCGGCGAGAGCGCCGCGCTCGACGTGCTCGCGCAGTTGATGGGCAGCGGCAGCAACTCGTACCTCTATCGCGCCCTCGTCGTCGACAAGCCGCTCGCGGTCTCCGCCAGCGCCAGCTATTCCAGCATTTCGCTCGACCCAACCCAGTTTGCGATCTCGGCTTCGCCGAAGCCCGGTATCAGCTTCGCGGATGTCGAGCAGGTCATCGACGGTGTGATCGCCGACGTCGCGCAGAACCCGATCCGCGCCGAGGATCTCGAGCGTGTGAAGACCCAGCTCATCGCGGAGGCGATCTACGCCCAGGACAACCAGGCCGTGCTGGCGCGCTGGTATGGCGGCGCACTGGCGACCGGGCTCTCGGTCGAGGATATCAGGAGCTGGCCCGATCGCATCCGCGCGGTCACCGCCGAACAAGTTCGCACCGTTGCGCAGAAATGGCTCGAGAAGAAGCGCTCGGTGACGGGCTATCTGATCAAGGACTCCGTGACCGCCAAGCACGAGGAGAAGCGTTCGTGA
- the ileS gene encoding isoleucine--tRNA ligase has product MSEKPQKSQKSEVKDYSKTLFLPQTDFPMRAGLPQREPEILKRWYEIGLYEKLRESAKGRAKFVLHDGPPYANGNIHIGTALNKILKDLVTKSQQMLGFDSNYVPGWDCHGLPIEWKVEEENYRKKGKQKPDFRDSAAMIDFRKECRAYATHWLNVQREEFKRLGVIGDWDHPYATMSYPAEAQIARELMKFAANGTLYRGSKPVMWSVVEKTALAEAEVEYEDYTSDTVWVKFPVTSPAHGALASASVVIWTTTPWTLPGNRAISFSPKIAYGLYKVTDAPADNWAKTDDLLILADALAEEVFKQARVTAYEKVREIPGDTMDAIECAHPLRGLAGGYDFIVPLLPGDHVTDDTGTGFVHTAPGHGREDFDAWMAQARDLDARGINTAIPYTVDENGTYTDHAPGFAGKRVINDKGEKGDANEAVIKALIEGGMLLARGRLKHQYPHSWRSKKPVIFRNTPQWFIAMDKAIATDGKSKSGDTLRARALHAISVTQWVPPSGENRITGMIEARPDWVISRQRAWGVPIAVFVREKGDGSAEILQDEAVNTRIGDAFAKEGADAWYATGARERFLGSRANEDWQKVDDILDVWFDSGSTHAFVLEDPVQFPGLAGIKRKVDGGSDTVMYLEGSDQHRGWFHSSLLESCGTRGRAPYDVVLTHGFTQAEDGRKMSKSLGNTIEPQAVIKESGADILRLWVASCDYTDDQRIGPEILKNTVETYRKLRNTVRWMLGTLHHYKPADAVAPAEMPELERLMLHELAIRAELVRKAYETFDYKSVVATLSAFLNSELSAFYFDIRKDTLYCDPPSSLTRKAALTTIDLLCNSILKWLAPVLSFTAEEGWRMYKPDAEPSIHLTLFPEGLEKLRDEKLAAKWETIRDVRRVVTGALELERAAKNIGSSLEASPVIYVADRNMLATLFDTDLAEICITSNYEVHEGEAPASAFRLDAVPGVAVVVEKAVGTKCARSWKISPTVGEDPEYPDVTPRDAKALREWKALGVSI; this is encoded by the coding sequence ATGTCCGAAAAGCCGCAAAAGTCCCAAAAGTCTGAAGTCAAAGACTATTCGAAGACCCTGTTCCTGCCGCAGACCGACTTCCCGATGCGCGCCGGCCTGCCGCAGCGCGAGCCGGAGATCCTCAAGCGCTGGTACGAGATCGGTCTCTACGAGAAGCTGCGCGAAAGCGCCAAAGGCCGCGCCAAGTTCGTGCTGCATGACGGCCCGCCCTACGCCAACGGCAACATCCACATCGGCACCGCGCTGAACAAGATCCTCAAGGATCTCGTCACCAAGAGCCAGCAGATGCTCGGCTTCGATTCCAACTACGTGCCTGGCTGGGACTGCCACGGCCTGCCGATCGAGTGGAAGGTCGAAGAGGAGAACTATCGCAAGAAGGGCAAGCAGAAGCCCGACTTCCGCGACAGTGCCGCGATGATCGATTTCCGGAAAGAGTGCCGCGCCTACGCGACGCACTGGCTCAACGTGCAGCGCGAGGAGTTCAAGCGGTTAGGGGTGATCGGCGACTGGGATCATCCCTACGCCACGATGAGCTATCCGGCGGAAGCCCAGATCGCACGCGAGCTGATGAAGTTCGCCGCCAACGGCACGCTGTATCGCGGCTCCAAGCCGGTGATGTGGAGCGTGGTCGAGAAGACCGCGCTGGCCGAGGCCGAGGTCGAATACGAGGACTACACATCCGATACGGTGTGGGTGAAGTTCCCGGTCACCTCGCCCGCGCATGGCGCGCTCGCTTCCGCAAGCGTGGTGATCTGGACCACGACGCCCTGGACGCTGCCGGGCAACCGCGCCATCTCATTCTCGCCGAAGATTGCCTACGGCCTCTACAAGGTCACGGATGCACCCGCGGACAATTGGGCCAAGACCGACGACCTGCTGATCCTCGCCGACGCCCTCGCTGAAGAAGTCTTCAAGCAGGCGCGCGTGACGGCCTACGAGAAGGTCCGCGAAATCCCCGGCGACACCATGGACGCGATCGAATGCGCCCATCCACTGAGGGGCCTCGCCGGCGGCTATGACTTCATCGTCCCGCTGCTGCCCGGCGATCACGTCACCGACGACACCGGCACCGGCTTCGTGCACACGGCGCCCGGCCATGGCCGCGAGGACTTCGACGCCTGGATGGCGCAGGCGCGCGATCTCGATGCGCGCGGCATCAACACAGCAATCCCCTATACCGTCGACGAGAACGGCACCTACACCGATCATGCGCCGGGCTTTGCCGGCAAGCGCGTCATCAACGACAAGGGCGAGAAGGGCGATGCCAACGAGGCCGTGATCAAGGCGCTGATCGAGGGCGGCATGCTGCTCGCACGCGGCCGGCTCAAGCACCAGTACCCGCACTCCTGGCGCTCCAAGAAGCCGGTGATCTTCCGCAACACGCCGCAATGGTTCATCGCGATGGACAAGGCCATTGCGACCGACGGCAAGTCCAAATCCGGCGACACGCTGCGCGCCCGGGCGCTACACGCGATCTCGGTGACGCAATGGGTGCCGCCATCGGGCGAGAACCGCATCACCGGCATGATCGAGGCGCGGCCCGATTGGGTGATCTCGCGCCAGCGCGCATGGGGCGTGCCGATCGCCGTGTTCGTGCGCGAGAAGGGTGACGGCTCGGCCGAGATCCTCCAGGACGAGGCCGTGAACACCCGCATCGGCGACGCCTTCGCAAAGGAAGGCGCGGACGCCTGGTACGCGACGGGCGCGCGCGAGCGCTTCCTCGGCTCCCGCGCCAACGAGGATTGGCAGAAGGTCGACGATATTCTCGACGTCTGGTTCGATTCCGGCTCGACCCACGCCTTCGTGCTCGAAGACCCCGTGCAATTCCCCGGCCTTGCCGGCATCAAGCGCAAGGTCGACGGCGGCAGCGACACCGTGATGTATCTGGAAGGCTCGGACCAGCATCGCGGCTGGTTCCACTCCTCGCTGCTGGAGAGCTGCGGCACGCGCGGTCGCGCGCCCTACGACGTCGTGCTGACCCACGGCTTCACCCAGGCCGAGGACGGCCGCAAGATGTCGAAGTCGCTCGGCAACACCATCGAGCCGCAGGCCGTCATCAAGGAATCCGGCGCCGACATCCTGAGACTATGGGTCGCGTCCTGCGACTACACCGACGATCAGCGCATCGGCCCGGAGATCCTGAAGAACACCGTCGAGACCTACCGCAAGCTGCGCAACACCGTGCGCTGGATGCTCGGCACGCTGCATCACTACAAGCCGGCCGATGCAGTCGCGCCTGCCGAAATGCCCGAGCTCGAGCGGCTGATGCTGCATGAGCTCGCGATCCGGGCCGAGCTGGTCCGCAAGGCCTATGAGACGTTCGACTACAAGAGCGTGGTCGCAACCCTCTCCGCTTTCCTGAACAGCGAACTGTCGGCGTTCTATTTCGACATCCGCAAGGACACGCTCTATTGCGATCCGCCGTCCTCGCTGACCCGCAAGGCGGCGCTGACCACGATCGACCTGCTGTGCAATTCGATCCTGAAATGGCTGGCGCCGGTCCTCAGCTTCACGGCCGAAGAGGGCTGGCGGATGTACAAGCCGGATGCCGAACCCTCGATACATTTGACGCTGTTCCCGGAAGGTCTCGAAAAGCTCCGCGACGAAAAGCTGGCCGCGAAATGGGAGACCATCCGCGATGTCCGCCGCGTCGTCACCGGCGCGCTGGAGCTCGAGCGCGCCGCCAAGAATATCGGCTCGTCGCTGGAGGCATCGCCAGTGATTTATGTGGCCGACCGCAACATGCTGGCGACATTGTTCGACACCGATCTTGCCGAGATCTGCATCACCTCGAACTACGAGGTGCATGAGGGCGAGGCGCCGGCCTCTGCATTCCGTCTCGATGCCGTGCCCGGCGTCGCGGTCGTGGTGGAGAAGGCCGTCGGCACCAAATGCGCCCGCTCCTGGAAGATCTCGCCGACCGTGGGTGAAGACCCTGAATATCCCGACGTCACCCCGCGCGACGCCAAGGCGCTGCGCGAATGGAAGGCGTTGGGTGTGAGCATCTGA
- the arfB gene encoding alternative ribosome rescue aminoacyl-tRNA hydrolase ArfB: MLRISRDLVIDEDDIEIGFVRASGPGGQNVNKVATSAQLRFDTRKLTLPEDATIRLARIAGQRMTKDGVIVIHAQRFRTQERNRQDAIDRLVEILREAMIRPTPRRATRPTFASKQRRLEGKKHRSDIKSKRGGGRFDD, encoded by the coding sequence ATGCTGCGGATATCCCGCGACCTCGTTATTGACGAGGACGACATCGAGATCGGCTTTGTCCGCGCCTCCGGCCCGGGCGGGCAGAACGTCAACAAGGTCGCGACCTCGGCGCAATTGCGTTTCGACACCCGCAAACTGACCTTGCCCGAGGATGCGACAATCCGGCTCGCCCGCATCGCTGGCCAGCGGATGACCAAAGACGGCGTCATCGTGATCCACGCCCAGCGTTTCCGCACCCAGGAGCGCAACCGGCAGGACGCCATCGACCGGCTCGTCGAGATCCTGCGTGAGGCGATGATCCGGCCGACGCCGCGGCGCGCGACGCGGCCGACCTTTGCCTCCAAGCAGCGCCGGCTCGAGGGCAAGAAGCATCGCAGCGACATCAAGTCAAAGCGCGGCGGCGGCCGCTTCGACGATTGA